The window AGATCgtctttttttaaatttatatagtaAAAAAATAACTTGATGTTTAAAAAAGTAGCAGTGTTTtgccttataatttttgaatttttgttagaaaaaaaaagaaaagaaaaaagaatatttttttatagtaTCACTAATAAGGATACAAGAGTCCGTGGGATCCCGGATCTTTTTGGAACAGTTAGGTAAAGACTTTATCTTTTACCCCCAACTATAAGGAGCAGAAGAACACaagaggaaaaataataataataaaaacataaaaaaaaaaaaaaaaaaaatggcataAGATCACCAACTAGAAaaagttaacttttaaaaaaaactaacatatataatttaaaaaaatcaacaaataaaattgaaataatctaaaattaaaaataaatatttttaaaattgatctaaAATCGAAGTGAATGATTTTTTTTGAAGAAAatgtaaatatataaaaaaaattagggcCCCAATTTAAATTAACTGATCAAAatgaataatattaaaatattaatatttaaattcaaGTTGTAAAATACATgagatatttaaatttgatttgaaatttaaaaatataaataattttaactcaaactcgtttgaaattaaattcggcttgaaattgtttaaatttaattGGAATAAAATCGAACAGTAGTTGAGAATAATATTTAAATtcagtttaaaaaattatcaaatatatttaaattcatgttaaatttaataattttaaatataaattaaatattttttaaatcaactaAAAAAATGAGGAAGCTACGCTCATTTGTACCCCTTAGGCTGTGTTTGGTAGGGGTGATAAGATTaggattatgtttttaaaaagtTATTAATATACCGTTTGGTATGGTTGATTAGGGTAGGATTAGGATTGATTAGGAGTGGGATTCACAATCTCTAGGCATGAGTGATTAATAATCTTACCCCCAATTCTATCCTAATCAACCTAATTTTAATCATATCACTCTTATCAAACGGAGCCTTAGATTATGTTTGGGAGGAACTGAGGAAagagaagaacaagaaaaagaGAATTTTAGTGATATAGCGTTAAGTAAAGGGAGGAACAAAGGATAAATTTTACCCTTGCATACTCATGAATGAGTACAATTTTTTatccaaaaaaattattttattttatttttgttttaagatattaattttcaaattaacttatttatttagttatttcgTTTTTTGCGCCATCGCTCCTCACGTCGTGTATCGTCATCACCTAGCATCCAATCACTCACACTTCATGATGTTGATGACGACCCTTGCCACATATTTCTCTGAAAATATGACTCAAGAGAACATAGATAGGTGACCCTAATTTTCTCCATTGAGGACAAGGTCACAAGGATAGGGAAGGACTTGTCCAAAGAGCATGCCCTGTCTTTTGTTAGGACCTTCCATATCTACCAAATTTTACAATCTCTCTCTTCATTTTAAAAGATAAAGGATACTTTTATAATGGTATATATTTAACGTTCAATCCTTTCTTCCTATTTCCCCCAAATAAAATAATACATATTAAATTACCGAATCTTTCTTCGCCCCCATTCAAACGAAATTAGTCGGAGTCACCCAATCGTTGAAAGCGCTGCCTCCAAAAGCTACAGACAGAGAAGCAAGAGACAGGTCCCTTCTCGATTTCTCCCGTCTCGCCTAGTAACCAACGGTTCATCGTCGGGGATAACACGAAGTCTCTCACTGCCTCGGCTAAGCTAAAGACGTCGAGGCTTTTTAAATACCAACCAAATACCTAAAATCGACTTCACTTTTCAAAGCTAGCTCATATTTGTATGGCTGTATGATCATGATCTGGTCGACATTTGCTTGTCATCCACGGCTCGTTGTTTATGGGAGGAGGAACGGGTTTTCCTAGGTCTCTCTCTGTGCTTGTTATTAGCTTTCCGAATCCATCGATACGTTATTCCCAGGTCCCACGGAAAAAGGACATGTCAGTCTCAGCCGATAAAGAAAGATAATCGCTGGCCATAGCAACGACTGCATGGACGCAGGTCCATGCCAATACCATGGCAGTGGACTAAAGCTGGATAAAACACTGCAATCAGGTCACATCGGTACACCATGGCATGGCATGATTTTTGATGCCGATCTAATTAAGTCTCGAAGCAAAAGAGTGGAATTTCGCTTTGCTTTTTGCTCAACATATGGTGCAGTGCACCCATTTGCTCGGCGAGCAGCAGGGAGGGGGAATAGTACACGGAGAAGAGGGTGGAAATGTGAAGATAGAAGGGGGGCGAGTCGGTGACAGATTCTCACTGTCAGTCTCAGCGAAAAAGAGAGAAGAACGAAATAGGAAAACAGTGGTGTCTTTTAAGAATTCATTCAGCTTTGAATGGAAAGAAAAGCCAAAGGGTTCTTGGAATTCTTTAATAAACACGCATTTCTCTTTAATGCCACAAGAACTCTGTTCCAATTAAACACAACACACGTACTGAAAGTAGACATGATTATGAATGCGATTGTGATCTTGGctatatttaaatttgaattatagaTCTTTAAGTTGTAGTATTACATGTGCTAACCACTATATTGTCTGAGAggatttcaaaataattattcaTGGTggaaaaaggtgaatacgctcgtccccaACGCCCTCGTTAACCCGTCACAGAgccaacacggaggaagtaaataTGATGGGGAGTACGTATCTGAACAGACCATTTTTCCTGAAACTTGGCTCCCTCGTCTCAAGATCACTGCTCTTAGTTCTCAGCCAATCGGCTCCCATAGCCGTTCGGATCTTCTGGGACAGCTCCCTGTGCCTAATGTTTACTACTTTAGGTCTACTCTCGATCGATGCTAGCGTCGATTAGACCCAGAGCTCAACTTCTCACTTTCCATGGGCACAATTCCCAGTCTATTATCAATAAACTCTCATGCTAGTCTGATCCTTAGGGTTCAGTATCTCACTTCTCATGATCACAGCTTTCAGTCTACTCTCGATCGATCCCCGTGCCATTAGGACTTCATGGCTCAACTCTTCACTTCTCATAGATACGGCTCTCAGTCTACTCCCGATCGAACCCGGGGCTCAGAATTTATTCTCCGTCGACCCCCGAGTCGGTCGGACTCCTAGGGCTCAACCTTCACTTATTATGGGCATGACTCCGAGTCTACTCCCAATCAGTCCCGATGCAATCAAACCCTAGGGCTCAGCCCCTCACCTCTTATAGGCACAATTACTAATCTACTTTTAGGCAGGTCTTGAGTCGGTTGGACTATTGCTAGAAGACAAAACGGTTAGGGAATCACAACCACTTGTTAGGGAATAACGGCTATTTATCagaaaatattttaatacttTACAATATGCATATTATGGAACCTACCTCTCTACCCAATGGAAATCCGTCATACATCCTCCATCACCTGACATACTATGACACGAGACATTTTTTGACGCATCATTATTGCAGAGGTTATGAGGGGCGATATAAAAAAAGATCCTCTTTGTTGGCCAAATACATGCACATATGCATCTACTACTATTCTACTGTTCATTTTATTTCCAAATTTTTCGCAGTCTTAACTTGAGCGTTGAAGTACCTGTGTCAGGGATCCCTTCTCTGATTCTTGCACTAACATTTCCATATGTTTTCTCCGTGGTGTGTGCAAAATTATGAGTACTTTCTCTTCCACCTGCTCTCCCTACAATTGACGGAAGTATGAGGTTTTCGACTCATCATGGGGTTCCGATCTTTGCTCTATCAATGTTAATTGTCATTCCTATCCTCATCATCAGCCCCTCTATGCCACTCAATTTTCAAACGGAATCAATTCTCATTCTTtagacaaagaagaagaaggataagAATAAAAAAATCCGCACATATTCTAAAAATATTAAGCATCATCTTACTGCTTCCTATTTATTTCGCCGACGACCAATTATAGCAAATAAGAATTCTTGGTATGGTCTCTAATCTTTTTCTTTGATTGCGAGAGGCAGGAAAAACCAAACATGTAAGCCTTTCATTTTCCACCTCAACTTGCCCCCCTTTTTTTGTTGATTCCCTATGTTGTTCTTACtttctttaacttttttttttttctttcctttccttttctcttcCCCATCGCGAAGCAAGTTACCAAACCCTTTAAATAAATGATTGTATATATCCCACCACCTCAACCGATGCCGATGACCCCGAGTGGCAGAGCATGCACCAAAGCATATAAAACACGCCCTTTCTAATGGCAGTTGAAGCCCACCACCTTCATTTCCTCCCTTCTCTAATCCGCTCGAACAGGTAGAAATCTCCACCTTCGTCTCTGCTCCTCTAGATCCCATCCCatgttctaattctttttattttttatgttggaTTGTAATTTGCGCAGGGAGATTTGTCATAGTGGAGAGAACGAACAACAAATGGGATTTGTTTTGCCGTCCTTCGATTCTAGTTTCCTTCCCGTTTACAATCCTACTGCGGTTCCGACGACTGCCGCGGATAGTGGGCTCACCTTCAACGACGTCGTCGCCGGCGCTTCGCCGTCGAGGAAGCGCCACCGCCCGATCTGCTTTCTCGGAGACGACGCCTACTCCGTCTCTTCCCATCTGCAGCAGCAGATACTCGATATTGACCGTCTCGTCGTGCAGCATGTAATTTTCGTGGTTATTTTCTTAAAGTTGCGATTTTTGACCGGTGATGGATGGTGATTTTCTCGGCGATGGCAGGCGGAGAAGGTGAGAGCAGAGGTGGCAGAGAAACGGCGGCGGCTGACGAGCCAACTGCTCGCCGTCTTGGAGGCAGGCGTGGCAAAGCGGCTCAAGTCCAAGGACGAGGAGATCGCGCGCCTCGTGAAGCTGAATTGGGCGCTGGAGGAGCGCGTGAAGAGCCTGTGCGTGGAGAGCCAGATGTGGCGAGGCGTGGCGCAGAGCAACGAGGCGACATCCAACGAGCTGCGGAGCAACCTCGCGCAGGTATTGGCCGCCCAGGCGAGGGCGGACCTGGACGCGGCGGCGACTGCCGACGACGCTGAGTCCTGCTGCCCCGGCGACGAGAACGATAATGCTGCAGGACAAGGGGAAGAGCAGAAGGCCGTCGCCGTGGACTGGGCAACAACAGCCTGCCGGCTCTGCCGCGCCCGCCAGCCATCGGTGCTGTTGCTTCCGTGCCGGCACTTGTCCCTCTGCGAGGTGTGCGCTCCGGCGGCGAACGCGTGCCCCATCTGCAATTGCGCCAAGAATGGCAGCGTCAATGTAAATCTGTATTAACAAATGAAAGTACAAAAGTAGCTCCTTCTTTCTTCAATCGATACAAATTCCTTCAATTAAATTTTGTATAAACATGTATTTAAATTAACATTGATGAACATGAATTCCGGAAATTGAACAATCAAACTTCGACGAAATTAATACAGAGGCTTCCATATTTTCAATCTTcgtaaatggtatcagagctcttACGTTCCCATCCCTGCAACAACATCTGAAGAGCTGGAATAAGAAAATAAACACCCAATTTTCCCACCTACTGCTGCCAATCCAACATCAACAAAATCTCACGCACCTGCAgagtaaaaaagaaaataaaaggaaaaaactaTCACCTCGTGATCTTAATCAATGCCTCACCTTTCTCTGCACCAATGTCCCCAGCTCACCCACCCATATCAATGGCCTCCCACTCCAAAACTAAACAGTGCATTCCTTTATCGCTGCCCGACTCCCCACCCCACCAAATCCAGTCCACCCACACCTCGTGATCTTTGCTCATCATTTCTTCCAAAGTGTAGAAGTCATGTCTTAGCTTCCATTACTAAAAGGAAGACAGAAGACTTATGTGTTTGCCATGCCTTTGTTCAGTGTTCACCGTTCAAAGTTCAAACTGTTCTGAATGATAACAGTGAATCCAGGAATAAATAATAGAGAGAATGGTACATGTGGATTTGAGGACCTGCATGATTTCTCCACATCCAATTCAGATTAATCCTCATAGTTCAtactttttcttcttcctatCCGTTCCTTTCCTTTGTTTTTACCTTTCTATTCATCTGCCTAACATTCTTGTCCTCGGAACGAAGTCCTCCTATCTTTTTTTCCCCCTATAAATGACCTTTTTGTGCTACAGCAATAGTGACTCTTTCCGGAAACATTACATGATGTCTTCTAAGTATATATTACGTTAGATGTTCAAGCATAAGATTATTCTTCCAAGGAAAAGTAAAAGTTTCATGATTCTCGTATCTCATTAAAAtgtaagcttttttttttttctaaaggtaatttaggtaagttttttagCTAGCTAATGGCTAGTATAAAAGCTTAGCATggcaaaaaaaagagagaaaacatCCTTGAACAACGAATACACTTCAGTGTTAAGTGCCTATGAATAATGCTTTTTTGCTTGTGATTTTGAATTCACTAAAAATTTGTATAGATTTTTTAATGCTTGCATTGTTGGGATAAAAGGGTTGATTTATACATCAAATTATAACTCTATATCGGCTACTAtattgatttacctcctccgaagtaaatgtctctcttatgtgttagtcactattctaaatgttaatagtcgtccgtgatttactttCTCCGTGTTGACCATCGGATGAGTTGGCGGGGGAGTTAAGGacaaacgtattcaccttttaccactaTGAATGACCCTAGCCTTTTTCGATGCTTTTAGCATAAAGATTTAATTAAAGTTAAGTATTGGTTTTCGTGGTAGTGGGAGCTTTCATTTGCATCTGCTTATTTGATTATATCTAACCTATTAGAGAGTGCATTATTGGGATAAAGGGGTTGATTCAAATTATAATTCTAAGTCAGGCCAAAAATTTGACAATTTAAAATTTGTAGTtgggaatttttaatttaatttattatttttagtaattaatttgattaattcagtttacatggattttaaaattttttatttgattaaaataaaatagattgaataaattaaattttttgatcCAATTAAATTTGTAGACACTGATTTTTTTAACCAAAATCAATTATTTATTAAACCGaactaattttttaaactctaattagaaaattttgattaatt is drawn from Zingiber officinale cultivar Zhangliang chromosome 1B, Zo_v1.1, whole genome shotgun sequence and contains these coding sequences:
- the LOC121999954 gene encoding probable BOI-related E3 ubiquitin-protein ligase 3, with amino-acid sequence MAVEAHHLHFLPSLIRSNREICHSGENEQQMGFVLPSFDSSFLPVYNPTAVPTTAADSGLTFNDVVAGASPSRKRHRPICFLGDDAYSVSSHLQQQILDIDRLVVQHAEKVRAEVAEKRRRLTSQLLAVLEAGVAKRLKSKDEEIARLVKLNWALEERVKSLCVESQMWRGVAQSNEATSNELRSNLAQVLAAQARADLDAAATADDAESCCPGDENDNAAGQGEEQKAVAVDWATTACRLCRARQPSVLLLPCRHLSLCEVCAPAANACPICNCAKNGSVNVNLY